The proteins below come from a single Actinomycetota bacterium genomic window:
- a CDS encoding methyltransferase has product MSAKEPSVAGDSGARRVQEVAMGYYSSQALYVAAKLGIADLLDGGPQSADGLAAAIGADADALHRTLRLLAQEGIFSLDAEGRFSLNAAGAELKTGESGSMRDLVLVFGEEFYQAFGELLVAVKTGRDAFRITFGRGLFEYLEKYPDRGRAFDRAMGAGAVFFASVPAAYDFGSIATVVDVGGGNGTLLGSILAAHPHLRGILYDSGPVVESARSNLHALGVSDRVTAVAGNFFNEIAAGGDAYLFARILHDWTDDQCLTILSNCRRAINPSGRVLVVERLLPGAYATATDVNMLAVTGGRERSEEEFGRLMFETGFRLERVMPLPLEYNLIEGVAV; this is encoded by the coding sequence GTGAGCGCAAAGGAGCCCTCGGTGGCAGGTGACTCGGGCGCCCGGCGAGTCCAGGAAGTGGCCATGGGCTACTACAGCTCGCAGGCGCTGTACGTCGCCGCCAAGCTCGGCATCGCCGACCTGCTGGACGGCGGTCCGCAGTCTGCAGACGGCCTGGCAGCCGCGATCGGAGCCGATGCGGACGCGCTCCACCGGACGCTGCGCCTGCTGGCGCAGGAGGGCATCTTCTCTCTCGACGCCGAAGGCCGGTTCTCCCTGAATGCCGCCGGCGCCGAGCTGAAGACGGGGGAGTCCGGGTCGATGCGGGACCTGGTTCTCGTATTCGGGGAGGAGTTCTACCAGGCCTTCGGCGAGTTGCTGGTGGCGGTCAAGACCGGCCGTGACGCATTCCGGATCACCTTCGGCCGAGGCCTGTTCGAGTACCTGGAGAAGTACCCGGACCGGGGCCGGGCGTTCGACCGGGCGATGGGCGCCGGAGCGGTCTTCTTCGCCTCGGTCCCCGCCGCCTACGACTTCGGTTCGATCGCCACGGTCGTGGACGTCGGGGGAGGGAACGGCACATTGCTCGGCTCGATTCTCGCCGCCCACCCGCACCTGAGAGGCATCCTCTACGATTCCGGCCCGGTGGTGGAGTCCGCGAGGTCGAACCTTCATGCCCTGGGTGTGTCGGACCGGGTCACGGCGGTGGCCGGCAACTTCTTCAACGAGATCGCCGCAGGCGGGGACGCCTACCTGTTCGCCCGAATCCTCCACGACTGGACCGACGACCAGTGCCTGACGATCCTGTCCAACTGCCGCAGGGCGATCAACCCGTCAGGGCGGGTGCTGGTGGTCGAACGACTGCTTCCCGGGGCCTACGCCACCGCCACCGACGTCAACATGCTGGCGGTGACCGGCGGGCGGGAGCGAAGCGAGGAGGAGTTCGGCCGCCTAATGTTCGAGACGGGGTTCCGGCTGGAGCGGGTGATGCCGCTACCCCTCGAGTACAACCTGATCGAGGGCGTCGCCGTTTAG